From the genome of Deinococcus sp. AJ005, one region includes:
- a CDS encoding EAL domain-containing protein, with protein sequence MTPSLSKSKRAAPDPVTGKRASHPAPIQISARVHVPSTDHSSSALHTALRDLLRVHAPEAALLARVGGAVLHLQNDILELCGPELEPPEAWLESGEMTWLSRDGELLGLLWSDGGPEGRPVSPTATEVLTMLLAASRPDGAGREAEVLVTQLPVATAWLTPELVFRRVSRPFLELLDISDAGVLGHTVAEVLPGHPALLGALQGAVAGRSVHLPDALLSAKEADTAPRWVRGEARPYLGGWGAGVMVTLQDVSGEYERAARVSALLDTRTPAALLTEDGTVLHASPGLSELAPQMPGQPVPALIGAPLWDWPGFDGASVAAARDLVRLAAAGGEAQADLILAGGETLTLSVRHSAASGLLVAESVGVPVGGAAPLGLITQMLSLSEDATVLVDAAGRAQLINERAALLLGVEASRLVGLGLTRVLGELGVKVFSPDGQPLALPDWRTLPSPLCREVLLALPGHSLRHMELRVTPVGPEAGRRETGNRGNVQSGGLLLTLRDVTVLRRAEAKMHHDARHDALTGLHNRVGLREDLAALKKTELETAEVEAAENPVGALVCLNIDGFSALNTALGRVACDRLLIGLAARLSDVAGGKGGSAARLEGGTFAVLLPGLDIHDALEAVQRSLSVPLRCGPRETPLTFALGVAALDGTAEDSISNAEIAVRHARQQGRGGLGFYTPALRAGVRSAYALEEDLRGALTAREFTLLYQPVLGLKSGKPLGAESLLRWQHPELGLLLPHSFLEVAGRSELITHIGEWVVEEAVASRDRVRAECGETHPEWQVSVNLSLEELRRSEGLSRLLPLLSAQGAPDIEVAAGSLLDHSEETLDMLGQLRSHGARLSVDDFGDGAGSNLSALTRFPLDAIKLHPTLTARLPGDPRVVTLVASTIDLAHRLGLKVVAVGVERSEQLDILRELGCDAAQGYGVCPPLPETELLAWLAER encoded by the coding sequence GTGACTCCTTCCCTGTCCAAATCCAAGCGTGCGGCCCCGGACCCCGTGACCGGGAAACGCGCCAGCCACCCGGCCCCCATTCAGATCAGCGCCCGGGTCCATGTGCCTAGCACGGATCATTCCAGCTCAGCGCTGCATACCGCCCTGCGCGATCTGCTGCGCGTCCACGCGCCGGAAGCGGCGTTGCTGGCGCGGGTGGGCGGCGCGGTGCTGCACCTTCAGAACGACATTCTGGAGCTGTGCGGCCCGGAGCTGGAGCCGCCCGAGGCGTGGCTGGAAAGCGGCGAGATGACCTGGCTGTCGCGCGACGGCGAACTGCTGGGGCTGCTGTGGAGCGACGGTGGGCCGGAAGGGAGGCCCGTGTCGCCCACGGCCACCGAGGTGCTGACCATGCTGCTGGCGGCCTCTCGCCCGGACGGGGCGGGGCGGGAGGCCGAGGTGCTGGTCACGCAGCTTCCGGTGGCGACGGCGTGGCTGACCCCCGAACTGGTGTTCCGGCGGGTCAGCCGCCCCTTTCTGGAACTGCTGGACATCAGCGACGCCGGGGTGCTGGGCCATACGGTGGCCGAGGTGCTGCCCGGCCATCCCGCGCTGCTGGGGGCACTTCAGGGCGCAGTGGCGGGCCGTTCGGTGCACCTGCCCGACGCGCTGCTTTCCGCCAAAGAAGCAGACACCGCCCCGCGCTGGGTACGCGGCGAGGCCCGACCCTACCTGGGCGGCTGGGGCGCGGGCGTGATGGTGACCTTGCAGGACGTGAGCGGCGAATACGAGCGGGCTGCGCGGGTCTCGGCGCTGCTGGACACCCGCACCCCCGCCGCGCTGCTGACCGAGGACGGAACTGTTCTGCACGCCAGCCCTGGCCTGAGCGAACTGGCCCCGCAGATGCCCGGTCAGCCGGTTCCGGCACTGATCGGCGCGCCCCTGTGGGACTGGCCCGGCTTTGACGGCGCGTCTGTGGCGGCGGCGCGTGATCTGGTGCGGCTGGCGGCAGCGGGGGGCGAGGCGCAGGCGGACCTGATCCTGGCCGGGGGCGAGACGCTGACCCTGAGTGTGCGCCACTCTGCGGCCAGCGGGCTGCTGGTGGCCGAGAGTGTGGGCGTGCCAGTGGGCGGCGCGGCCCCGCTGGGCCTGATCACGCAGATGCTCTCACTTTCCGAGGACGCCACCGTACTGGTGGACGCCGCTGGCCGGGCGCAACTGATCAATGAGCGCGCCGCATTGCTGCTGGGCGTGGAAGCCTCCCGGCTGGTGGGCCTGGGCCTGACGCGGGTGCTGGGCGAGTTAGGGGTCAAGGTTTTTTCGCCGGACGGGCAACCGCTGGCGCTGCCCGACTGGCGCACCCTGCCGTCACCGCTGTGCCGCGAGGTGCTGCTGGCGCTGCCCGGCCACTCGCTGCGCCACATGGAACTGCGCGTGACCCCGGTAGGACCGGAAGCGGGCCGCCGCGAAACCGGCAACCGGGGCAACGTGCAGTCGGGCGGCCTGCTGCTGACCCTGCGCGACGTGACCGTGCTGCGCCGCGCCGAGGCCAAGATGCACCACGACGCCCGCCACGACGCCCTGACCGGCCTGCACAACCGTGTGGGCCTGCGCGAGGATCTGGCCGCACTGAAGAAGACTGAGTTGGAAACGGCTGAAGTGGAGGCGGCTGAAAACCCAGTGGGCGCGTTGGTCTGCCTGAACATCGACGGTTTCAGTGCGCTGAACACCGCGCTGGGCCGGGTGGCCTGTGACCGCCTGCTGATCGGTCTGGCCGCCCGCCTGAGCGACGTGGCCGGTGGGAAGGGCGGCAGCGCAGCCCGGCTGGAAGGCGGCACCTTCGCCGTGCTGCTGCCGGGCCTGGACATCCACGACGCGCTGGAAGCCGTGCAGCGCTCGCTGAGCGTTCCCCTGCGCTGCGGCCCACGCGAGACGCCCCTGACCTTTGCGCTGGGGGTGGCCGCACTGGACGGGACAGCCGAAGACAGCATCTCGAACGCCGAGATCGCCGTACGTCACGCCCGGCAGCAGGGCCGGGGCGGCCTGGGCTTTTATACCCCTGCCCTGCGCGCCGGGGTCCGCAGCGCCTACGCGCTGGAAGAAGACCTGCGCGGCGCACTGACCGCCCGTGAATTCACGCTGCTGTATCAGCCGGTGCTGGGCCTGAAGTCTGGCAAGCCGCTGGGCGCGGAATCGCTGCTGCGCTGGCAGCACCCGGAACTGGGCCTGCTGCTGCCCCACAGCTTTCTGGAGGTGGCGGGCCGCAGCGAACTGATCACTCATATCGGTGAGTGGGTGGTCGAGGAAGCCGTGGCCAGCCGGGACCGCGTGCGCGCCGAGTGCGGAGAGACGCACCCCGAATGGCAGGTCTCGGTGAACCTGAGCCTGGAAGAACTTCGCCGCAGCGAGGGCCTGAGCCGTCTGCTGCCGCTGCTGAGCGCCCAGGGCGCGCCGGATATCGAGGTCGCGGCGGGCAGCCTGCTGGACCACAGCGAGGAAACGCTGGACATGCTGGGGCAGCTCCGCAGCCACGGCGCACGCCTGAGCGTGGACGACTTCGGCGACGGCGCGGGCAGCAACCTCAGCGCCCTGACCCGTTTTCCGCTGGACGCCATCAAGCTGCACCCCACCCTGACCGCCCGCCTGCCCGGCGACCCCAGGGTGGTCACGCTGGTGGCCTCTACCATCGATCTGGCGCACCGCCTGGGGCTGAAGGTGGTGGCTGTGGGCGTGGAGAGAAGCGAGCAACTGGACATCCTGCGCGAACTGGGCTGCGACGCCGCACAGGGCTACGGGGTTTGCCCGCCGCTGCCCGAGACGGAGCTGCTGGCCTGGCTCGCGGAGCGCTGA
- a CDS encoding DUF3197 domain-containing protein, which yields MTTTAPLQIADPLGVPGAPQETLTAMMAHLEQFHSGGAVGQLILVTDRQGDRDRAGYAVVLIAGPVVTVAAQAFGPRYGQPGMQALEQLVRWAQDHEWLVRETVLNGSDFTRVIDEPDAGEIRKLVAASNPSDPGIYLVWPATWKEERWQD from the coding sequence ATGACCACTACCGCGCCCCTGCAAATTGCCGACCCGCTGGGCGTTCCCGGAGCGCCGCAGGAAACGCTGACCGCCATGATGGCGCACCTGGAACAGTTTCATTCCGGGGGCGCGGTGGGCCAGCTCATTCTGGTCACGGACCGGCAGGGAGACCGGGACCGTGCGGGCTACGCGGTGGTCCTCATCGCGGGGCCAGTGGTGACGGTGGCGGCCCAGGCGTTCGGGCCGCGTTACGGGCAGCCAGGGATGCAGGCGCTGGAGCAACTGGTGCGCTGGGCGCAGGACCACGAGTGGCTGGTGCGCGAAACCGTGCTGAACGGCTCGGACTTCACACGGGTCATTGACGAACCGGACGCGGGCGAGATCAGAAAACTGGTGGCGGCCAGCAACCCCAGCGATCCGGGCATCTATCTGGTCTGGCCCGCCACCTGGAAAGAGGAACGCTGGCAGGACTGA
- a CDS encoding DinB family protein, with protein sequence MDTLFGPPPATLQLLLDDPAEHDFPCAERLLSGLTPQQAVTVPPGLSHSIAAILAHMHANVAFNLGLIGSADPLSFQPPENPWPSVSAEEWPHLAQAFLADLARLGQVGQDAQELARTLYPATADEPGWTVGYKLAASVAKHNAYHFGQIALIRQLIGA encoded by the coding sequence ATGGACACACTGTTCGGTCCGCCGCCAGCCACGCTGCAACTGCTGCTGGATGATCCTGCCGAACACGATTTTCCCTGCGCCGAACGCCTTTTAAGTGGATTAACACCCCAGCAGGCTGTTACCGTGCCGCCAGGGCTGTCGCACTCCATCGCGGCCATCCTGGCACACATGCACGCCAACGTCGCCTTCAATCTGGGGCTGATTGGGAGCGCAGACCCTCTCTCGTTCCAACCACCAGAAAACCCCTGGCCCTCCGTTTCCGCAGAAGAATGGCCGCATCTGGCTCAGGCATTTCTAGCCGATCTGGCACGGCTGGGACAGGTGGGGCAAGATGCACAGGAGCTTGCGCGCACCCTTTACCCGGCCACTGCCGATGAGCCGGGCTGGACCGTAGGCTACAAACTCGCGGCCAGCGTCGCCAAACACAACGCTTACCATTTTGGGCAGATTGCGCTGATCCGCCAGCTGATAGGGGCCTGA
- a CDS encoding SDR family oxidoreductase, whose amino-acid sequence MANLSSSTVMLTGAGGALATAIAQELDDAGAQMVLVGRGEALARAADRIPATEVIDVDLSDPACVAQLKKVKVDILVHTAGAYSMQPVQKATTDDLRAMLDANFLTLFHAVQGVLPNMIKNKDGIILGVSAAQAARNTGPGAALYTASKAALGAYLNSLNDELKSKGVRGCVLYPMGAIDTPANRDAGMKWETMIDPRGLAKSVAHILTRPDRAHITDIKVYPDEEE is encoded by the coding sequence ATGGCTAACCTCAGCTCCTCGACAGTGATGCTCACCGGGGCGGGCGGCGCGCTGGCCACCGCGATAGCCCAGGAACTCGACGACGCAGGCGCGCAGATGGTACTGGTGGGGCGAGGCGAGGCCCTGGCCCGCGCCGCAGACCGCATTCCCGCCACCGAAGTGATTGACGTCGATCTGTCTGACCCGGCGTGCGTGGCGCAATTGAAAAAGGTCAAGGTGGACATCCTGGTGCATACAGCGGGCGCGTACAGCATGCAGCCCGTGCAGAAGGCCACCACCGACGATCTGCGGGCCATGCTGGACGCCAATTTCCTGACGCTGTTTCACGCGGTTCAGGGCGTGTTGCCCAACATGATCAAGAACAAGGACGGCATCATCCTGGGCGTCAGCGCGGCGCAGGCCGCCCGCAACACAGGCCCCGGTGCGGCGCTGTACACCGCCAGCAAAGCGGCGCTGGGGGCGTACCTGAACAGCCTGAACGACGAGTTGAAGTCCAAAGGGGTGCGCGGGTGCGTGCTGTATCCGATGGGCGCGATAGATACCCCCGCCAACCGCGACGCAGGGATGAAATGGGAAACGATGATTGACCCGCGTGGCCTCGCCAAGAGTGTGGCCCACATCCTGACCCGCCCGGACCGCGCGCACATCACGGACATCAAGGTCTACCCGGACGAGGAAGAGTAG
- a CDS encoding Xaa-Pro peptidase family protein — translation MTSPVDRMRAALQPTDLDGWLIYDFQNLNPHARKVLDMPGGAFLTRRFFVYVPREGQAVLLHNHIEGGTWGEITRDWDIERRAFGSHDELDAALKEVVSGQRIAMEYSPNGAVPYVSRVDAGTIERVRAAGAVEIVSSADLLQSFLAWSEEDLAAHKRAAALLMRAKDNAYWLIHERLKAGQQITELEVQALIMDAIAGAGMGAGHPVNVSFGVNAADSHYEPGGDKNAVLQAGQCVLIDLWAQEPGRPFADVTWVGHAGEPSAEYLDAWEAVRSARDTALDLLKTHFKAEGWGNLQGWELDRAARDAMGPDWAPYFFHRTGHDLGVQIHGSGANLDDYETHDTRTLTPGLAVTVEPGTYPAAKGFGIRTEVDIHLSPDGPEVTTDLQRQPFVLGEGEWAAVRAAGYGE, via the coding sequence ATGACCTCTCCCGTTGACCGGATGCGCGCCGCCCTGCAACCCACGGACCTGGACGGCTGGCTGATCTACGACTTCCAGAACCTCAACCCGCACGCCCGGAAAGTGCTGGACATGCCAGGAGGCGCGTTTCTGACCCGCCGGTTTTTCGTGTACGTGCCGCGCGAGGGTCAGGCGGTGCTGCTCCACAACCACATCGAGGGCGGCACCTGGGGCGAGATCACGCGTGACTGGGACATCGAGCGCCGCGCCTTCGGCTCTCATGATGAGTTAGATGCAGCGTTGAAAGAAGTCGTCTCCGGGCAGCGGATTGCGATGGAGTACAGCCCGAATGGGGCCGTGCCCTACGTGAGCCGGGTGGACGCCGGGACGATTGAGCGTGTGCGGGCAGCGGGAGCGGTGGAGATCGTGAGCAGCGCCGACCTGCTGCAATCCTTCCTGGCATGGTCTGAGGAAGATCTGGCCGCCCACAAGCGCGCCGCCGCCCTGCTGATGCGCGCCAAGGACAACGCGTACTGGCTGATCCACGAACGCCTGAAGGCGGGCCAACAGATCACCGAACTGGAAGTGCAGGCGCTGATCATGGACGCCATCGCAGGTGCGGGCATGGGCGCAGGCCATCCGGTCAATGTCAGTTTCGGCGTGAACGCGGCGGACTCGCACTACGAGCCGGGCGGGGACAAGAATGCCGTGCTGCAAGCGGGCCAATGCGTGCTGATCGACCTGTGGGCGCAGGAACCGGGCCGCCCCTTTGCCGACGTGACCTGGGTGGGACACGCGGGAGAACCCAGCGCCGAATATCTGGACGCGTGGGAAGCCGTACGCAGCGCGCGGGACACAGCGCTGGACCTCCTGAAGACCCACTTTAAGGCCGAGGGCTGGGGCAACCTCCAGGGCTGGGAACTGGACCGCGCCGCGCGGGACGCGATGGGACCCGACTGGGCACCGTATTTCTTCCACCGCACCGGGCATGATCTGGGCGTGCAGATTCACGGCTCGGGCGCAAATCTGGACGACTATGAAACGCACGACACCCGCACGCTGACGCCGGGGCTGGCCGTGACCGTGGAACCTGGCACTTACCCGGCAGCCAAGGGCTTCGGCATCCGCACCGAGGTGGACATTCACCTGTCGCCGGACGGCCCGGAGGTGACCACGGACCTTCAGCGCCAGCCGTTCGTGCTGGGCGAGGGCGAGTGGGCGGCGGTGCGGGCAGCAGGGTACGGGGAATAA